The region CGATCGATTCCTCTGCACAGGACGAGTTTAGTTTTTCGAGAACTTGCGAATAAATGGCATGACGTCCGCAATCACCGTTGCGTCAAACGTTTGACCGGTTGGGGGCGAACCCAAGGTCATCTCCGGCGTAACACGCGAGTAAATTGCGACCATCTCTCCTTGCGAATTCAGCAGAGCGGATCCATTCCAATTGGTATCTAAGTGATCTTGGGCCGACATCGAAGCCAGCTTGGCAATCAGCAGTCGGGCATTTTCTTCCTCGCCTGCTTTGCCAAACGCTTGCTGGACGCGAACGGTTTCTTCGCTGACCGGCGTGTCGCTATTGGGCGGCAGATAAGGAGCGACCCGATCAAAGCCATGTCCGACCAATGTCAGCTTGGCAAGGGGAGCCAGATTGGCTTCTTCCGCCAGGGGAATCCAGTGCGGCAACGTTTCGCGAACCTGCAAAACGGCCACGTCGTAATGATGCGGCTTTTCGGCGATCAGCATGAATTGGCGATAGGTGTCGTCCAGCTTCTTTTTCAATTCTGGCTCGATGTCTTTCATGTCGACTTGCGAGTAAAGATTGTGGAACTTCGCTTCCGCCCCATCTCCTTCTTGCATCGCCGACTCGTACGTCGGATGCGCGACAAACTGCGTGATGGTCAGCGGCTTCTCACCTAGAACGACCAGTTTAGGAAGACGCTCTCGAGCGAGTTGCGCAATGGTTTTCACGGTACCAGTCGTCAGGATCGTATGAGGACCGATCGCGATTCCGGTTCCGATGCGGTACTGCTGCGAGAGATCCGCATTTGCGGCGGCCAACACGTAGATTGCCTCGGCCGGGTCATGCTGCTGGGCGGTTTCTACGGGAGCTGGCTGCGAGGTGTTTCTTGTAGGGGTGACTGGCGGCGTCGGTGTGACCGGATCGTTATCGATGGGGGCTACCGGGGTGGCGTCAGGGTTGTCGTTGTCGGCGACGTCTGGCTTGTCCTTCGAACCACCACTGAACGCGACAATTGCGAACAACACGATCAAAAGCAGAACGGTGGCTCCAACACCGCCGGCGATTAGCAGATGGGCGGGGAAGGGGGCTTCGTCGTCGGATGCCTGCGAAGTGGCAGAAGGAGAAGCTGCAGCTGGCTTCGGAGCGTTCGGAGGCGACTTTGGTCCGGACAACTGCGATGGCATCGGCATCGTCACGTTCCGTCCGAGCGTTACCAATGCGTCGGGGTGGATCTGCTTCTTTTTGAAGATCTGTTCGCCGTTGACAAATGTTCCGTTGGTCGATTGCAGGTCTTCGATAAAGACTCTGCCGTCCTCGAACTCTAGCCGGCAATGCTCGCCAGAGACCGTCGGCTGATCAATGACGATATCGCACGTATCGCGAGCCCCAACAATCCAGACCTTCTTCGACCCCATCCGCTTTACAACCATCCTTCCTTTTTCATAACAACACGAAGCGCGTTTTGCATCTCGCGGGCATTGGGATATCGCTGGGCACATTCGGTCTGTAGCGAGGTATCCAATATCTCGGCCAGGCCGCTATGGAAGCCTGGGTACTTTTTGCGTAGCGGTTTGACTTCGCCATTTAAAATCAAAGCCAACGAATCGGTCCCTTTTTCGTCGCCGCGAGGATAACGACCGGTAATGATTCGATAGAAACTGGCCCCCATGCTGAACACGTCGCTGGCCGGATTCACATACTTGTGGTCGGTCAGCTGTTCCCGAGGCATGTACGGCAAACTGCCGGTGTAGCTTCCCGTGGCGGTCATGCCGGCAAAGCCTGCTTTCTCGAAGTCTTTCGTCAAACCGAAATCGGAGATCTTCGGAATCCAGCGTTTGTTTCGTTTGGCGGCCAGCAAGTTGGAAGGCTTCAAATCACGATGGACGAGCCCTTTCTCGTGGGCATGAGCTAAACCGTCGAGCAGCAAGTACAACGAAACGGCGATATGCTTCGGCTGAATGTTCGATTTCTTTTGGCGGAAGAGCTTAGCCAACGGACCACCGTCACAAAACTCGTTGACCACATAAAATTCATTGCCGATGCTGCCGGCCCCGTACGACTGCACGATGTTGCGATGCCGTAGGCGACCACTGACGCTCAGGTCTTTCAGGAAGTCGTCCCGCGCGTTTTGCATCACGTTGACGTGCGATCGCAGGAATTTTACCGCGACGGCACTTTCGTCGATCGTTCGTTTGGCGAGATAAACTTCGCCCAAGCCCCCAGCGCCGAGGAACTCTTGAAACTCGAAACCATCGAGAACGGGGAATTCGCCTGGCTTGCGTTCCGGCGGAACGTACGCGGATTGCTGACCCTGGCCGATTCGACTGCCGAAAGCGCCGTTGGGTGAATTGCCCCCTTCGACCATGGTCGCACGTCCAGCAATCGCGGCGATATCGTCCTGCTGCGGCGGGAACTCGTTGATCGTTTGGCGACCGACATTCGATGCCGGAGGCTGGGGAGGCAGTTCAACAATGGTATGCCGTCCGGCGCCGCCAGGCATCGCGGGAGGTGGCAGTTCGTTGATTGTTTGGCGGCCGACCGCTCCGCTGGACGGGGGCAGCTCGGTAATCGTCCGGCGAATGTCGCCACTAGGCTGAGGAGTCGGTTCTTCTCCGGGATATTTATCGAAGACGCACGTCGCGGTGATCGGCTGTTTCTCTTCAACGAAGACTTGAAAGACGGTCTTACCGGCCGTGATGACGTCGCCGCTGGTCAAGTCGACCGTGGGGCCGCCCACTTTGCCTTCGCTTTCGAGACTCGCGAACGAGACGCGGCCCCCATGTTTCTTACCATTAACGAACGTCCCGTTGCGGCTGCCCAAGTCACGCAGGCGAGAAAGTGGCGGATTGACTTCCAGCAGGAAGTGATGGCGCGAAACGAACGGGTCTTCCTGAATCGACGCGTGGCAATGCTGCTCGTCGCGACCGAAGAGGAAGATATCGTGCCCCTCGAATTCGTAGACCCTGCCTTGCATGGGGCCTTTTTTCACTTCAATCCGAATCAAATCATCGCCTCCGCTGGGAAGTTCTCACCTTTGGTGCACCGAACCCAAACAAGGCCCCGGCAGCGGCTCATCGGCATAGGACGCGGCAGAATGGTATCGGTCTGTCGCAGGCCCAATCGCAGGCATGCGTTTCCCGCTAATTCGACAAATCCGCCTACGTTATCGCGAGCTGCGCGCGGCGGTTGCCAAGAATCCCCACAATTGGTCAATAAATTGCCTTAGATCGATTATCATCAGCGACGACTTGCCCGATCGTGCCGATTTCCATGTGCCACGAGAATTGCGAAACATCCGCTCTCGTAAGACCTTAACGGTCGTCTACCCATAGATTTTAAATTGCACCAATCCAAAGATGCAAACCTATTTTGATATGAAAAAGTGGGCAAAAACGGTCCCCGTATCGTTGGGTAAGGGAACTTACACTTTCGTCCTGACTCATTTTCGAGGCCTGGGCCCACTCTGGGTGGAAAGTCACGGCACCCAAACGAACCACGCGACGACAAGCAGCACCGTGCCGATCAGGGTGACGACCAGCCCCGGCGTGCGCTGCTTTTTCAGGAAGAGAAGCAACACGAGCCCCGTCACGGAAACCAAGATCATTAAGATTGCCGAGACATCGATCACCCACGACCAGCCGGGGCCGGAATCTCTTCCTTTGTGCAGATCGTTCAGCACTGCGACTACGCCGCTGGCCGTTTCGGTCATCGTATAGGTGCCGCTCTCGCGATCGATGAAGACGTCCGCGACATATCCGGCCGTCTTGAAGGTGACCATACAATCGAAGTCGGAAACCTCGAACTCGGTCACACGCCCTTTCAGATGATGCGTCGCGCGAAGCTGCTCGGCGATGGCCAGCTTGTCGAGATCGTCGGTCAACTGCGAAGTAGGAAGCGTTCCTTCTTCATCACGAACCACGGTGGTGTCGCCGCCTAGCCAGGTCGGATGATTGAGCGTCAGACCCGTCGCGGCAAAGAAGAGCAGCGTCGCGAAGCTGGTCATCGAGATGTAGGTGTGCAGCCAGCGCGTCCACTTGGCACTCGCGGCGTACCACGATCGGCTTCGCCGCGGTTTCGGATCGTCCGACCTCATGAGGCCTCGTTCTTATCGCCGGTCGTCGGGATGAAACGATACGACATCGCTCCGACTTCCACGTTTCCTTTTAGTTTCTTTTCGGCGACGGCCTGATCGCCCCACGTAATCGGTTCGCGGATGATCTGGTACGTGCCATGCTCCCTGGCCACTTCCAGGCACAATGTATATTGCCCTGCCGAGAGCGGTTTGCCAAGGTTATCGGTCCCGTCAAAATGTGCTTGGTACTCGCCGGGGCCACGTGTTGCCCCAGAGATCGTCTTGATCAGGTCCGACTTTTCGACCGTCTTTCGCAAACGATCGTTACGGTACCAACGCGTCAAGTCGCGATGCCAACGGGGGCCTGGCTGTTCGGTTTGCAGCCACAAAATCTCGGTCTTCACCGGAAAGCCGTCGGCATCTTCCAGCCACATCGCCACGTAAGGACGACGGTATCGCCCTCCTTTGGGTCGATCGATCGTGAAGTCCACGAACAATCCGGTTTCCGCTGGCACGGCATCGTTCATCACGACCAACTTCTGCGAATCGAGACGATCCGTTCCGAGCGGCCAACCGCTTGATGTAAGTACCAATCCATCCGCGGTCACCACGCACGCTTCCGTCTGCGGCAAGCTTTCAATCAGTGCCAAGCCTTCGTTCGCACCAAGTACGCTGACGGCGGTTGCCAACGCGTCGGCATCGATTGCGGCAGTGCTGACCACCGTAGCCGAAGGTAGCTGCTTGGCCGGCAAGCCACTCCGCGGATCAAAGATATGGGAAACCTCGCGATCGCCAATCGTCATCGTCCGGCGGTAATCGCCACTGGTTGCCATCGCCATAGGTCGAGCCACGACGAACGTCTCAAGCGGCGCCGCCCCTTCGGTAGCCGTGGCGGGGTTCTCGATGGAAACTTCCAGCGGAGCATCACCCAGCTTGCGGAGATCGCCACCAATGTTGATCACGAAGTCGGTCGTTCCGGGGAAATCACGCTCAATCATCTCGCACACGCAATCGAGCACGTATCCCTTGGCCAGCCCGTCCAAGCTAAACGCCAGGTTATCGTTCCGCTTGACCGAATCGTTTTCGACGAACGTGTAGGGAGCCTCTTGAAGCTGCTCGATCAATCGTTGACGGGCGCCGTCGCTGGGAAGTTCGCCCCGCTCGGCCGATGCTTGCCATAACTGGGCGATCGCCCCGGCGCGGACATCGAAGGCCTGCTTCGTGTCGTGTCGCCATTGTTCGGCTTGCTTTAACACATGGGTCAGGTCGGCCGAAAGAGTTGACGTTTCACCACGCTGCCAACGCATTAGTTCGCTCTCAGGCGAATAGCGACTCAAGATCGCGTCGAGCCGGTCGATCTCTTCCAGAACACGCTGCTCGATTGCGTTTGCTTGCTCGCGATTATCGCTTGTAAACGCAAGCTGCAGCGACGTGCCGAGAACATGTTCGTGTTGAAAGTGAAAGTCTTCCGCCGACACACTCGGCCCTGCAAACAGAAGAAACAGCAGGACCGCAAGCGTCCCAAGTTGGAGGTTTCGCATCAAGGTATTCCCAGGGATGAAATCAAACCGCGCGTGATGAATGGACGAACCATAGTCGCTTACTCTCAAAAGGAGCATGCGTTTAAGCTTCGTCATCTTCGCCTTCGGAAGCATCCTCTTGTTCCGCTTCGGCTTCCTGTTTCTTCAACGCTTCGATCAGTTCGCTTTTCGTCAGCAGACCATCGTTGTCGGCGTCTCCCAGTTCGATCAACGAACCGAGACGTTCGCCCAGTTCTGCGGCGGAAAGCTTGCCATCTTTGTCGGCGTCTTTTCGCAGCATGGCCTTGGCGTTGGCACTTGCTTCGCCACCACGACGACGACCGGAGAAGCTCATTCCCGCCACTTCCGCAGGGGCTTCGTGCGGGTTCGGATCGAGGAGAACGAAGTTGGCCTGGCCATCCTTTTCTTTGTCGATTCCGTAGAACAGAAGACGACCCCCGAAGCCGAACAGGCTCATCGAGGCATCCACTCCATCCAGCTTCGATGACAACACGGTCCAGCGATCTGCCTGCGGATCGTACACTTCCAGCGTCGTTTCTGGCTGGAAATGCCCATCCGCGTTGGAGAACCCACCGTACAAGAAAAGCTTGCCGCCGGTGCTGACGAGGCTCGGGAAGACACGATGCTTATTCGGCGAAGCAATCGTTCGCCAGGTACGGTCCTCGAAGTGGAAGACATCGACGGTATCCGCAATCTTGTTTCCTTCGCCTAAACCGCCGACGAGGAAGTATTCGCCTTCAAGCTCGGCACCGCCGAACGATCGGCGTGGATGAGGCAGCGAAACCTCAGGCAACGCAGCAATCGCCGTTTCGTCGCCCCACCAATGCAGGACGTTGGCATTGAGTCCTCCCCCGTGCCCCGCAGCACTACCGCCGAAACACCAGATGGCGTCGTCGTGCGTCACCGCATGGAACATGCCGCGAGCTTTCGGCAGCGTCGACTTGGCAGTTGTCCATTTCTTCGACTCGGGATTGAACGAGAGAACCTGCTTCAGTGAACCGAACTTTTCGTCCGGCATGCCTAGCCCGCCAAGGACGACCAACTGGCGATGTTCGCTCGTTTGGGCGTGACTTACGGCGGCTCCGGCTTGTAGTGCGTGCGGCATATCTGGCAGTCGCTCGACCGTTTGATCGGCGATGTCAAAGACGTACGCTTCTTTCAGAATCGTTTCTTCGGTGAAGTTGTGCGGGGCTCGGCTGGCGTTGCCACCAAAGGCATACAGATTTGTTCCAGAAAGAACAAACGTTTGGCTTTGTTTCACTTTGCCATCGAAGGGAACCGACCAGCGAACGACGTTGGGGGCCTTGGTTTCCGCACGAACGGGAACCGATTCGACTACCGCCATTCGGCCGCCAAGCATCGATGTGCCACCGAGGGCCAACAGCCGCGATTCGGAAACCGGCAGTAAGCGAAGGAACATGCGTGGATAGACCAGACGCGTTTCCACTTCCCAGTCGTTACCGTCTTCGCTCAGGCGATAGACAATGCCGGAACCGCCGGTAACGTAGAGATGATCTCCGGCCGCGAACGAGCTGGTCGCGAAACCTGCGGCACCACTGTCGGCTTTCAGCTCCGGAGCGGCTGACCAGCTCTCCGACTTCGGATCGTAGACCGAAACTTTCCGTGTGATTCCCTTCGGCGTGATGCCGCCGAACAGGTAGATCTTGCCGTCGTGGGCGGCGAGCGAGATGGCTCGCGTTTTGTAGCCTGGGCCTGGGAGCGATTCCCAACCCTTTTCAGGGTTGTCCAAGTCGAAGCGGAGCATGTCTTCGTGCCAAGGGGCGTCGTTGGACGATTCCCCTTGCAAGTCCCAGCCGGCGGCGACATAGATGTGCCGTCCGAGGACCGCCGCGTCGAGCGACGAGCGAGACTGTGGCAGCGGAGCTAAGTCAGTCCACTCGTTTTTCTCGGCATCGTACCGCGCGAAGTGCGTGGTCGACTTGAAGTTGGTTTCTTCCTCGCCGGAGTTCAGGAACGTCAAGCCACCGATGCGGTAAAGGTATTCGCCGTCGGTTACCAAGGCCGTGCTTTGGGCTGGCTCGTGCTTGGCGAGTTCTTCCCACTGGGCGTCGGGATCGTCGAACTTGATGCGACGGAAATGATCGGCAAGGACATCCTTACCAAAACCATGGGCGTCGCCATCATGACCGCTGAAGACATACAGGTAGTCTCCCATGACTGCGGCACCGAAACTGGTGAGCGGTTCCGACAGCGGTTTGTGCAGCTTCACGATCTGCGGCGAAGCGAGGTGCAGTTGGTGATTGGTGAACTGTAATTTGCGAACCGATCGTTGCCCGTTGTCGCCTGTTTTGACGGTGTAACAGCTTTCCGGCAGATAGAATTCGCCGACTTTCGTCCAGGTAAAGTGGTTGCTGAGGTTCGACTCAATGTCGCCACTTTCTGGATTGCGGAACGTCACCGACGTGGTCTGCGGAAGGACTTTGCCGGTCGGCGTGGTGAAGTTTTCAAGCGTGGTGATCTCGAACCAGGAAGATTCGTTGCGGCGAATGATTTCCCTGATCTGACCATCTTGAATGCGGAAGATGCCGGAGCCGTCGTTCTCGGCAATCAGTTGGCCGCCGACATGGTTTCCTGATTCTTCCTGAAACGCAACGTCGTACTTCTGGGGTGCAGCGTGCGGCTCGCGATGAGCGATGACCGACCGCAGCTTCGACTTCAGCCAAGGCTTCTTGGCTTCGTCGGCGATTTCCAATTGGTACTCGAAATCGTTCCCGACGCGGATCACTCCGTCCCACTGCTGAGCATCTTCCCCGATCGTCACGTTGGCGGTGAAACCAGGAAAGTTGTGCCACACTTCGCGGCTATCGTGCGCGGCCTGACGCAGACTCGCTGCGGTGGGCTCGGACGTTTTGCTGGTGGTCTTCGTTTCTGTCTCGTTTGCCCAAAGCGGCGAAACGATCAGCAGTGACAGCATCGCCGCGAGGGCAGGGAAGGTGGTACGCATCGGTGGTTCTTACGAAGGTTGGGGGAGAAAGAATGTCCGG is a window of Bremerella sp. TYQ1 DNA encoding:
- a CDS encoding PepSY-associated TM helix domain-containing protein, which encodes MRSDDPKPRRSRSWYAASAKWTRWLHTYISMTSFATLLFFAATGLTLNHPTWLGGDTTVVRDEEGTLPTSQLTDDLDKLAIAEQLRATHHLKGRVTEFEVSDFDCMVTFKTAGYVADVFIDRESGTYTMTETASGVVAVLNDLHKGRDSGPGWSWVIDVSAILMILVSVTGLVLLLFLKKQRTPGLVVTLIGTVLLVVAWFVWVP
- a CDS encoding DUF3386 family protein, which gives rise to MRTTFPALAAMLSLLIVSPLWANETETKTTSKTSEPTAASLRQAAHDSREVWHNFPGFTANVTIGEDAQQWDGVIRVGNDFEYQLEIADEAKKPWLKSKLRSVIAHREPHAAPQKYDVAFQEESGNHVGGQLIAENDGSGIFRIQDGQIREIIRRNESSWFEITTLENFTTPTGKVLPQTTSVTFRNPESGDIESNLSNHFTWTKVGEFYLPESCYTVKTGDNGQRSVRKLQFTNHQLHLASPQIVKLHKPLSEPLTSFGAAVMGDYLYVFSGHDGDAHGFGKDVLADHFRRIKFDDPDAQWEELAKHEPAQSTALVTDGEYLYRIGGLTFLNSGEEETNFKSTTHFARYDAEKNEWTDLAPLPQSRSSLDAAVLGRHIYVAAGWDLQGESSNDAPWHEDMLRFDLDNPEKGWESLPGPGYKTRAISLAAHDGKIYLFGGITPKGITRKVSVYDPKSESWSAAPELKADSGAAGFATSSFAAGDHLYVTGGSGIVYRLSEDGNDWEVETRLVYPRMFLRLLPVSESRLLALGGTSMLGGRMAVVESVPVRAETKAPNVVRWSVPFDGKVKQSQTFVLSGTNLYAFGGNASRAPHNFTEETILKEAYVFDIADQTVERLPDMPHALQAGAAVSHAQTSEHRQLVVLGGLGMPDEKFGSLKQVLSFNPESKKWTTAKSTLPKARGMFHAVTHDDAIWCFGGSAAGHGGGLNANVLHWWGDETAIAALPEVSLPHPRRSFGGAELEGEYFLVGGLGEGNKIADTVDVFHFEDRTWRTIASPNKHRVFPSLVSTGGKLFLYGGFSNADGHFQPETTLEVYDPQADRWTVLSSKLDGVDASMSLFGFGGRLLFYGIDKEKDGQANFVLLDPNPHEAPAEVAGMSFSGRRRGGEASANAKAMLRKDADKDGKLSAAELGERLGSLIELGDADNDGLLTKSELIEALKKQEAEAEQEDASEGEDDEA
- a CDS encoding protein kinase, which produces MIRIEVKKGPMQGRVYEFEGHDIFLFGRDEQHCHASIQEDPFVSRHHFLLEVNPPLSRLRDLGSRNGTFVNGKKHGGRVSFASLESEGKVGGPTVDLTSGDVITAGKTVFQVFVEEKQPITATCVFDKYPGEEPTPQPSGDIRRTITELPPSSGAVGRQTINELPPPAMPGGAGRHTIVELPPQPPASNVGRQTINEFPPQQDDIAAIAGRATMVEGGNSPNGAFGSRIGQGQQSAYVPPERKPGEFPVLDGFEFQEFLGAGGLGEVYLAKRTIDESAVAVKFLRSHVNVMQNARDDFLKDLSVSGRLRHRNIVQSYGAGSIGNEFYVVNEFCDGGPLAKLFRQKKSNIQPKHIAVSLYLLLDGLAHAHEKGLVHRDLKPSNLLAAKRNKRWIPKISDFGLTKDFEKAGFAGMTATGSYTGSLPYMPREQLTDHKYVNPASDVFSMGASFYRIITGRYPRGDEKGTDSLALILNGEVKPLRKKYPGFHSGLAEILDTSLQTECAQRYPNAREMQNALRVVMKKEGWL
- a CDS encoding FHA domain-containing protein, with the translated sequence MGSKKVWIVGARDTCDIVIDQPTVSGEHCRLEFEDGRVFIEDLQSTNGTFVNGEQIFKKKQIHPDALVTLGRNVTMPMPSQLSGPKSPPNAPKPAAASPSATSQASDDEAPFPAHLLIAGGVGATVLLLIVLFAIVAFSGGSKDKPDVADNDNPDATPVAPIDNDPVTPTPPVTPTRNTSQPAPVETAQQHDPAEAIYVLAAANADLSQQYRIGTGIAIGPHTILTTGTVKTIAQLARERLPKLVVLGEKPLTITQFVAHPTYESAMQEGDGAEAKFHNLYSQVDMKDIEPELKKKLDDTYRQFMLIAEKPHHYDVAVLQVRETLPHWIPLAEEANLAPLAKLTLVGHGFDRVAPYLPPNSDTPVSEETVRVQQAFGKAGEEENARLLIAKLASMSAQDHLDTNWNGSALLNSQGEMVAIYSRVTPEMTLGSPPTGQTFDATVIADVMPFIRKFSKN
- a CDS encoding DUF2271 domain-containing protein — its product is MRNLQLGTLAVLLFLLFAGPSVSAEDFHFQHEHVLGTSLQLAFTSDNREQANAIEQRVLEEIDRLDAILSRYSPESELMRWQRGETSTLSADLTHVLKQAEQWRHDTKQAFDVRAGAIAQLWQASAERGELPSDGARQRLIEQLQEAPYTFVENDSVKRNDNLAFSLDGLAKGYVLDCVCEMIERDFPGTTDFVINIGGDLRKLGDAPLEVSIENPATATEGAAPLETFVVARPMAMATSGDYRRTMTIGDREVSHIFDPRSGLPAKQLPSATVVSTAAIDADALATAVSVLGANEGLALIESLPQTEACVVTADGLVLTSSGWPLGTDRLDSQKLVVMNDAVPAETGLFVDFTIDRPKGGRYRRPYVAMWLEDADGFPVKTEILWLQTEQPGPRWHRDLTRWYRNDRLRKTVEKSDLIKTISGATRGPGEYQAHFDGTDNLGKPLSAGQYTLCLEVAREHGTYQIIREPITWGDQAVAEKKLKGNVEVGAMSYRFIPTTGDKNEAS